The Salvia splendens isolate huo1 chromosome 21, SspV2, whole genome shotgun sequence genome includes a window with the following:
- the LOC121785137 gene encoding protochlorophyllide reductase-like gives MALQSAALLPCAFSIHKEGKSGKDSCFFGVPFSDHIKADSSLKLKHGSRKQSVTRAEAVATTAAPTFAPATAQGKKTLRKGTVIVTGASSGLGLATAKALAEGGKWHVIMACRDFLKAEKAAKSVGMAKENYTIMHLDLASLDSVRQFVNNFKQTGQPLDVLVCNAAVYQPTAREPSFTAEGFELSVGTNHLGHFLLSRLLFDDLVKSDYPSRRLIIVGSITGNTNTLAGNVPPKANLGDLRGLQGGLSGLNTSSMIDGGEFDGAKAYKDSKVCNMLIMQEFHRRFHEETGITFASLYPGCIATTGLFREHIPLFRLLFPPFQKFITKGFVSEEEAGKRLAQVVSDPSLTKSGVYWSWNKDSASFENQLSQEASDVEKARKLWEVSEKLVGLAD, from the exons ATGGCTTTGCAGTCTGCTGCTCTATTACCTTGTGCATTTTCTATCCATAAAGAG GGAAAATCCGGCAAGGACTCATGCTTCTTTGGAGTACCATTTTCCGACCATATCAAAGCCGATTCTTCGTTGAAACTAAAGCACGGTTCGAGGAAACAGAGCGTGACTAGAGCAGAGGCGGTGGCAACGACAGCAGCCCCGACATTCGCCCCAGCCACGGCACAAGGCAAGAAGACTCTAAGGAAGGGCACGGTGATCGTGACGGGAGCCTCCTCAGGGCTAGGGCTGGCCACCGCAAAGGCCTTGGCCGAGGGCGGTAAATGGCATGTGATCATGGCGTGCCGCGACTTCCTCAAGGCAGAGAAGGCCGCCAAGTCCGTGGGGATGGCCAAGGAAAACTACACCATCATGCACTTGGACCTCGCGTCTCTCGACAGCGTGAGGCAGTTTGTCAACAACTTCAAGCAGACCGGCCAGCCTCTCGACGTCCTCGTCTGCAACGCGGCCGTGTACCAGCCCACGGCCAGAGAGCCATCGTTCACAGCCGAAGGGTTCGAACTCAGCGTGGGCACCAACCACCTTGGCCACTTCCTTCTCTCGAGACTACTATTCGACGACCTTGTCAAGTCTGACTATCCATCGAGGAGGCTCATAATAGTCGGCTCCATCACGGGGAACACGAATACGCTGGCTGGGAACGTGCCTCCAAAGGCGAACCTTGGGGACCTGAGGGGGCTCCAAGGCGGCCTCAGCGGGCTCAACACCTCATCCATGATAGACGGGGGAGAATTCGACGGAGCCAAGGCCTACAAGGATAGCAAGGTGTGCAACATGCTGATAATGCAGGAGTTCCACCGCCGTTTCCACGAGGAAACCGGCATCACCTTCGCATCCCTCTACCCCGGCTGCATTGCCACGACCGGGCTGTTCCGGGAGCACATCCCCTTGTTCAGGCTGCTCTTCCCTCCTTTCCAAAAATTCATCACCAAAGGCTTTGTATCTGAGGAAGAAGCTGGAAAAAGACTTGCTCAG GTTGTGAGCGATCCGAGCTTGACTAAATCTGGAGTTTACTGGAGCTGGAACAAGGACTCGGCCTCGTTCGAGAACCAGTTGTCGCAGGAGGCCAGCGATGTTGAAAAGGCGCGAAAATTGTGGGAAGTCAGCGAGAAGCTCGTTGGCTTGGCCGACTGA